The Acetomicrobium flavidum genome window below encodes:
- a CDS encoding RrF2 family transcriptional regulator, with amino-acid sequence MKGGVVQISQAASIALHGMGLLALYGKRMSIKELSEMISVSEPHAAKVFQRLVKAGLVNSTRGPGGGVELSIPPSKISLCDIYEAIEGKPSHDYCLINRQACPFGACIFGTMIKKINDEFVSYMSSKTLADLVGSDIFDEAKNIAAGNKD; translated from the coding sequence ATGAAAGGTGGAGTAGTGCAGATATCTCAAGCGGCGTCTATTGCTTTGCATGGCATGGGATTGCTGGCCCTGTACGGGAAGAGGATGAGCATTAAAGAGCTTTCGGAGATGATATCCGTGTCCGAACCTCATGCCGCCAAGGTATTTCAAAGGTTGGTCAAGGCAGGCCTGGTAAATTCCACGCGCGGGCCCGGTGGTGGAGTTGAGCTTTCAATTCCTCCATCGAAGATAAGCCTTTGCGATATCTATGAGGCCATAGAGGGCAAACCATCGCATGACTATTGTTTGATAAATCGACAAGCCTGCCCCTTCGGAGCATGCATATTTGGAACGATGATCAAGAAGATAAATGACGAATTTGTAAGTTATATGTCTAGTAAGACTTTAGCTGACTTAGTGGGGAGTGATATTTTTGATGAAGCAAAAAATATTGCGGCGGGTAATAAAGATTGA
- a CDS encoding TIGR02757 family protein, whose translation MRDLLEKLYDAYNDIQKAEEDPVRFLHDFEDLNAREVVGIIASSLAFGRVSQIIASVGSVVSLLGDDPVGFVMSSSVEYLIANLDGFKHRWVSGKEVAGLLYACKKLLTKYGSFQALYETCKHTGKDPLIGFALSIRNESFCDISALIPDASKNSPCKRLRLFLKWMVRKDNVDPGGWMVESPSNLLVPLDVHMWRVGKNLGWIKRQVPDLKAAVELTQAFKAIRPDDPLRYDFALSHVGMEGIEFEEILSALKGCL comes from the coding sequence ATGCGCGATTTACTGGAGAAGTTGTATGATGCTTACAATGACATACAAAAAGCGGAGGAGGACCCTGTCCGTTTTTTGCATGACTTTGAAGATCTAAACGCCAGGGAAGTGGTAGGCATAATAGCCTCATCTTTGGCCTTTGGGCGCGTTTCTCAAATAATAGCTTCTGTTGGTAGCGTCGTTTCTTTGCTTGGTGACGATCCTGTAGGTTTTGTAATGAGTTCCTCTGTCGAGTACTTAATTGCAAACCTTGACGGATTTAAGCACAGATGGGTGAGTGGAAAGGAAGTTGCTGGATTATTATATGCCTGCAAGAAGTTGTTGACAAAATACGGTTCGTTTCAAGCTCTCTATGAGACTTGTAAGCATACGGGCAAAGATCCTCTAATTGGCTTTGCTTTATCTATTAGAAATGAATCTTTTTGTGATATAAGTGCCTTAATTCCGGACGCAAGCAAAAACAGCCCCTGTAAAAGGCTTAGGCTTTTCCTGAAGTGGATGGTCAGAAAGGATAATGTAGATCCCGGAGGATGGATGGTCGAAAGCCCGTCAAACTTGCTTGTCCCCTTGGATGTCCATATGTGGAGGGTAGGCAAGAACCTGGGGTGGATAAAAAGGCAGGTTCCGGACCTAAAGGCTGCCGTTGAACTGACTCAGGCCTTTAAGGCCATAAGGCCAGATGATCCGCTGAGGTATGATTTTGCCCTTTCTCACGTGGGAATGGAAGGCATCGAATTCGAGGAAATATTATCTGCTTTAAAGGGGTGTTTGTAA
- a CDS encoding ATP-binding protein, translating into MKQKILRRVIKIDEDKCDGCGLCAEACHEGAIVIENGKAKLKRKSICDGLGDCVGECPKGAISFEMSEVEEYLGPDEGKGAPGDRVLPCGCSGSAVVDMRIDRTKAALAVTANKVDQDAGMISQLANWPIQLKLVPVDAPYLRETPIVLAADCTGFALPGFQQAFLESGKSMLLIGCPKLDDANLYEEKLSQILKNNKTPQLTVVIMEVPCCSGLWRLAEAAVDEVGIDIDLIKVVISIDGNIKLKETIKYRYKSN; encoded by the coding sequence ATGAAGCAAAAAATATTGCGGCGGGTAATAAAGATTGACGAAGACAAATGTGACGGCTGTGGTCTGTGTGCCGAAGCCTGTCATGAGGGGGCAATCGTCATAGAGAACGGTAAAGCTAAACTTAAAAGGAAATCTATCTGCGACGGGTTGGGCGATTGCGTGGGTGAATGCCCCAAGGGGGCCATATCCTTCGAAATGAGTGAGGTAGAAGAATACCTGGGCCCCGATGAAGGCAAGGGCGCACCGGGGGATAGGGTGCTTCCTTGTGGTTGTTCGGGAAGTGCTGTTGTTGACATGCGAATCGATAGGACCAAGGCTGCCTTGGCTGTAACCGCAAATAAAGTTGACCAGGATGCTGGGATGATATCGCAGTTGGCCAATTGGCCTATCCAGCTTAAGCTGGTCCCAGTAGATGCTCCTTACTTAAGGGAGACTCCTATCGTTTTGGCAGCGGACTGCACAGGCTTTGCTCTTCCAGGCTTTCAGCAGGCCTTCCTTGAAAGTGGCAAAAGCATGTTGCTCATTGGCTGTCCCAAGCTGGATGATGCCAATTTATATGAAGAAAAATTGTCTCAAATATTAAAGAACAATAAAACACCCCAGCTTACGGTAGTGATCATGGAAGTGCCTTGTTGCAGCGGGCTTTGGAGGTTGGCAGAAGCTGCAGTAGATGAGGTTGGTATTGACATAGACTTGATTAAAGTGGTTATTAGTATTGATGGTAATATTAAACTAAAGGAAACGATAAAATATAGATATAAGTCAAATTAA
- a CDS encoding ASKHA domain-containing protein — protein MYMDMDRYNVCVVTCKQGATTKEVHVERGTSLLRALRSMGIVLDAGCGGLGKCGRCKVMTDGILGRPSQIEMKHLGEELDEGWRLACQATVEGDVDVYVDILDVGGKARFVDVNGDAFGQISPSVVKEKIDIDLDDKGATSLRDLICSILGKPHLSFRPEALADISALLSDIGTICAYLVTIDDQCIAAFPENYDKSAYGFVCDLGTTTLSMALVDLSSGKVVSGYTKTNPQKSYGADVISRISAALLSEGLHEMRSVLLESISEMMRHCLKEAKVNKKDVFELLVLGNTVMEHIFWGISPKSFARSPYLPVFTDGLTSEASNFPGLLMHPLGRVRTVPAIARFVGGDMTALLFELMSLNPKLPSLVIDLGTNGEIGLVLNDAIFVTSAAAGPAFEGGAISCGMPATDGAIYALHWDEKYGLKPMVLGNTKPKGMCGSGIISTLALFIRLGLIEESGRIKDPESIKDETLLSKIKIEDEKNERKIIIAEDVALTQWDIRQLQLAKGAIYAAVEILTEEAGLNADALNAIYLAGSFGSCLNPKDVMDIRLLPKAFKGEVVALGNGALKGGLRLLLKGRKAFEDVDPMLSKVRYVDIEERGFSQRFLASLFFR, from the coding sequence ATGTATATGGATATGGATAGGTATAACGTCTGTGTCGTTACTTGCAAGCAGGGTGCTACGACGAAAGAAGTTCATGTCGAAAGGGGTACGTCGCTTCTTCGTGCATTAAGGTCCATGGGCATTGTTTTGGATGCAGGCTGCGGCGGGTTGGGTAAATGCGGACGATGCAAGGTCATGACCGATGGTATCTTAGGCAGACCCTCTCAAATAGAGATGAAACACCTAGGCGAAGAGCTGGATGAAGGTTGGAGGCTTGCTTGTCAGGCAACCGTCGAAGGGGATGTGGATGTATACGTCGATATATTGGATGTGGGCGGTAAGGCGAGATTTGTAGATGTTAACGGCGATGCTTTTGGCCAGATTTCTCCAAGCGTCGTCAAAGAGAAGATAGATATCGACTTAGATGACAAAGGGGCGACAAGCTTAAGGGATTTAATTTGCAGCATATTGGGCAAACCGCATTTAAGCTTTAGGCCTGAGGCACTGGCTGATATATCGGCGCTTTTGTCCGACATAGGAACAATTTGCGCTTACCTCGTTACCATAGATGACCAATGCATAGCGGCTTTTCCTGAAAACTATGACAAATCTGCCTATGGCTTTGTCTGCGATTTGGGTACCACGACTTTATCCATGGCGTTGGTGGATCTAAGTAGCGGTAAAGTGGTTTCTGGCTATACCAAGACGAATCCACAAAAAAGCTATGGTGCAGATGTGATATCTCGAATATCTGCCGCCCTTTTGAGCGAGGGGCTGCATGAAATGAGATCTGTTTTGCTTGAATCGATCAGCGAGATGATGAGGCATTGCTTAAAAGAGGCTAAAGTAAACAAGAAGGATGTCTTTGAGCTTTTAGTATTGGGCAATACCGTAATGGAGCATATCTTTTGGGGAATATCGCCCAAGTCGTTTGCAAGGTCTCCATATTTGCCTGTATTTACGGATGGTTTAACGTCTGAAGCTTCTAACTTTCCCGGACTCCTCATGCACCCTTTGGGCAGGGTGCGGACTGTGCCTGCTATAGCTAGATTCGTAGGCGGAGATATGACTGCCCTGCTTTTTGAATTGATGTCGCTAAATCCCAAGCTACCGTCGTTAGTGATCGACCTGGGCACCAACGGTGAGATAGGGTTAGTCTTAAACGATGCTATTTTTGTGACTTCCGCCGCGGCCGGTCCTGCCTTTGAAGGGGGAGCGATAAGCTGCGGTATGCCGGCAACGGATGGTGCAATTTACGCTCTTCATTGGGATGAAAAATATGGACTCAAACCTATGGTCTTGGGCAACACAAAACCTAAGGGGATGTGCGGTAGCGGAATTATCAGCACACTGGCCTTATTTATTCGTTTGGGGTTGATTGAGGAATCGGGAAGGATTAAGGATCCTGAATCCATTAAAGATGAAACCCTGTTATCTAAGATAAAAATCGAGGACGAGAAAAACGAAAGGAAGATAATCATCGCAGAAGATGTTGCCCTAACGCAATGGGACATTAGACAGCTTCAGTTGGCAAAGGGAGCTATATATGCCGCTGTTGAAATACTGACAGAAGAAGCTGGCTTAAATGCAGATGCCTTGAATGCGATTTATCTGGCTGGCTCCTTTGGAAGCTGTTTGAATCCCAAAGATGTGATGGATATACGTTTATTGCCTAAAGCTTTTAAGGGGGAGGTCGTAGCGCTTGGGAATGGCGCCTTAAAAGGGGGGCTGCGCCTCTTGTTAAAGGGGCGCAAGGCGTTTGAAGACGTTGATCCCATGCTTTCCAAGGTGAGATATGTGGACATAGAGGAAAGGGGATTTTCTCAAAGGTTCTTGGCTAGCCTCTTCTTTCGTTAG
- the hcp gene encoding hydroxylamine reductase, translated as MFCYQCEQTAQGSGCTNFGVCGKSPEVADLQDLLIHVTKGISMYAHRARALGVSDQEIDSFVVEALFTTVTNVNFDEERMEQMIRRAEIIRAKARKLYEDVAMSKGITPENLSGPATFELAKDKAGLISQGEQVTPESRAKKLGDVMAGLHDLILFGLKGSAAYADHAQILGKKSDEIYAGFHAFLDFLSRESFTEEELLGKAIEFGHFNLKVMELLDAANTDAYGHPEPTKVRVTPIRGKAIVVSGHDLRDLDLLLKQTEGKGINVYTHGEMLPCLAYPELKKYPHLVGNYGSAWQNQRTEFDEFPGAILMTTNCIQKPKDSYKDRIFTTGLVAWPGVRHIGPDKDFSPVIEAALAQPGFTEDAPEKYITIGFARNTVLSVADKVIDLVKRGKIRHFFLIGGCDGAKPGRNYYTEFATSVPKDCLILTLACGKYRFNKLEFGDIEGIPRLLDMGQCNDAYSAIVVAKALADAFGIDVNSLPLSLILSWYEQKAVCILLSLIALGIKNMRLGPTLPAFLKPKVVAFLSENLGLKPITTPQEDLKAILG; from the coding sequence ATGTTTTGTTATCAATGCGAGCAGACGGCACAGGGTAGCGGATGTACAAATTTCGGAGTTTGCGGAAAAAGTCCAGAGGTGGCCGATCTTCAGGATTTGTTGATTCACGTAACTAAGGGCATATCCATGTACGCTCATCGAGCTCGCGCTCTAGGGGTTAGCGATCAGGAAATCGACTCCTTCGTGGTGGAGGCGTTGTTCACTACCGTAACGAATGTTAACTTCGATGAAGAACGCATGGAGCAGATGATTCGAAGAGCGGAAATTATAAGGGCAAAGGCACGCAAACTCTATGAAGATGTCGCCATGTCTAAGGGCATAACTCCAGAGAACCTTAGCGGGCCGGCAACTTTTGAGCTTGCAAAAGATAAGGCTGGCCTGATATCTCAGGGAGAACAGGTGACGCCCGAGTCGCGTGCCAAAAAGCTTGGCGATGTAATGGCCGGACTACACGATCTCATACTTTTCGGTTTAAAAGGAAGCGCTGCATATGCTGATCACGCTCAAATTTTAGGCAAAAAAAGCGACGAGATCTACGCCGGATTTCATGCCTTTCTAGATTTCCTCTCTAGGGAGAGTTTTACGGAAGAGGAATTATTGGGAAAGGCCATCGAATTCGGCCACTTCAACCTTAAGGTTATGGAGTTGCTTGATGCAGCCAATACCGATGCTTATGGCCATCCTGAGCCTACCAAAGTCAGAGTAACCCCTATAAGAGGAAAGGCCATAGTAGTTTCCGGACATGACTTAAGGGATTTGGATCTCCTTTTGAAACAGACGGAGGGGAAGGGCATAAACGTATATACGCACGGAGAAATGTTGCCCTGTCTGGCCTATCCGGAGCTTAAAAAATATCCCCACTTAGTGGGCAATTATGGTAGCGCTTGGCAAAACCAGAGGACCGAGTTTGATGAGTTCCCAGGTGCGATATTAATGACTACCAATTGCATCCAAAAGCCAAAGGATTCTTACAAAGATAGGATCTTTACAACGGGCCTTGTGGCATGGCCAGGCGTACGCCATATTGGTCCTGATAAGGATTTTTCTCCCGTAATAGAGGCTGCTTTAGCCCAGCCTGGTTTTACTGAGGACGCACCTGAAAAATACATCACCATAGGTTTTGCAAGGAATACGGTGTTGTCCGTGGCGGACAAAGTTATTGACCTGGTAAAGAGGGGTAAAATCCGTCACTTTTTCCTGATAGGTGGTTGTGACGGAGCAAAACCAGGTCGAAATTACTACACTGAGTTTGCAACGAGCGTACCAAAGGATTGTCTAATATTGACCTTAGCCTGTGGCAAATATCGTTTTAATAAGTTAGAGTTTGGTGACATCGAGGGCATCCCAAGGTTGCTCGACATGGGGCAGTGCAACGATGCTTATTCAGCTATAGTTGTAGCCAAAGCACTTGCCGATGCCTTCGGTATAGATGTAAATAGCCTTCCCTTGTCTCTCATTTTGTCGTGGTATGAGCAGAAGGCGGTTTGCATTTTATTGTCCCTTATTGCCCTTGGCATCAAGAACATGCGGTTAGGGCCAACCCTTCCTGCCTTTTTAAAGCCCAAAGTCGTCGCTTTCTTGAGCGAAAATCTTGGCCTAAAACCCATCACTACTCCACAGGAGGATCTGAA